The Rana temporaria chromosome 4, aRanTem1.1, whole genome shotgun sequence genome contains a region encoding:
- the LOC120936086 gene encoding galactoside alpha-(1,2)-fucosyltransferase 2-like gives MDQHLKKKSVLFMMLTLNVLIVWYYVFYKSSFGTTFYYAIHGSSSLMNLADKKKSLSINIQSDAVMWTTHPVARLGNKMGEYAALYALAKLNGHQAYILPGMHNELGRIFKIKLPVLHQDVADRIKWRKYNLKDWMLPEYSNISGQYVKLFGTPCSWTFYHHIREEILQEFTFQDYIKEEANSYLANLKGNRTNVTFIGVHVRRGDYLRVMAQERKGVVADKNYMQKAMDYFRNTYDNPLFVVTSNGMDWCKQNINTSLGDVHFAGDGKEGSPAGDFALLAHCNHTIMTIGTFGYWASYLVGGETIYLTNFTLPDSPYLNIFKYEAAFLPEWIGIPADLSPLLKK, from the coding sequence ATGGACCAACATTTAAAGAAGAAGAGTGTGCTTTTTATGATGCTTACTTTGAATGTTTTAATCGTCTGGTATTATGTTTTCTACAAATCAAGTTTTGGAACAACATTTTACTATGCAATCCATGGGAGTAGCTCCCTCATGAATctagctgacaaaaaaaaatcactttccaTTAATATACAATCAGATGCTGTCATGTGGACTACACATCCAGTTGCACGCCTGGGAAACAAAATGGGGGAGTATGCAGCACTTTATGCTCTGGCAAAGCTTAATGGACACCAAGCGTACATTTTACCAGGGATGCACAATGAGCTAGGAAGGATATTTAAGATAAAATTGCCCGTTCTTCATCAGGACGTTGCTGACCGAATTAAGTGGAGGAAATATAATCTGAAAGACTGGATGTTACCAGAATATTCCAACATCTCTGGACAATATGTTAAATTGTTTGGTACTCCGTGTTCATGGACATTCTATCATCATATAAGGGAAGAGATTCTACAAGAATTCACTTTTCAAGACTATATTAAGGAAGAAGCAAATTCATACCTTGCGAACCTGAAAGGGAATAGAACAAATGTGACCTTTATCGGAGTTCATGTTCGCAGGGGGGACTATTTAAGAGTCATGGCTCAGGAACGGAAAGGAGTGGTAGCTGACAAAAACTATATGCAAAAAGCTATGGACTATTTCAGAAATACATATGATAACCCCCTCTTTGTGGTGACCAGTAATGGGATGGATTGGTGTAAACAGAACATTAATACTTCTCTAGGAGATGTACATTTTGCTGGAGATGGTAAGGAAGGTTCTCCTGCCGGTGATTTTGCCCTCCTGGCACATTGTAACCACACTATAATGACCATAGGGACATTTGGCTATTGGGCTTCATACTTGGTTGGTGGTGAAACCATCTATCTTACAAACTTCACTTTGCCAGATTCTCCTTATCTTAACATTTTCAAATATGAAGCCGCATTCCTTCCAGAATGGATTGGAATTCCTGCAGACCTGTCTCCACTTTTGAAAAAATGA